aATCTCCCAAAAGTAAACCTATAGAACAGCtgtggtatggcccaaaacaataaGTTAAGACCAggatgaggctggagaaataatacagcgggtagggcactgccttgcacacagcctatctgggttcgatccccagcattccatatggtcccccaagcaccgccaggagtaatttctgagtgcagagccaggggtaacccctgagcactgccaggtgtgtcctccacccccaccaaaaaacaccAGGATACCTGGATGCCAAGTGAAACATAAATTTCAGATAAACAACTTATTTTTTTGGCCTAATTATGTCCCAAATATTGCATTTATCTATGTACATGCTGAATGTATACCTTGTTTTGCTGAATCATCTGAAGCAAATTACAAACATCAAAATACCTATGCATATTTCCTTGTAAAGACAGCTTTCATATGCCATTATCtccttatggggctggagcaatagcatagtgggtagggtgtggaCTCATCCCACAAAGGGTAGAAAGACTGCTTCAGTCTTCTCCCTGAATGGGGATAAAACTAGTACCTCCCTCACAAAAGGATCACAGATCACAGTTGTTGGCATGCAGAGAGCTGCAATCAGTGTTGACTATTATTTTTCCTGTAGTGACAGTTTACACTGCTGATGGGGCTATTAGCATGACTGACAGCCCTGCAGAGCAGCCCAAAAGCCTCAAAGGGAGAACTCGGCCTGGTCTGGGATCCCAGGTCTGACATCACCCCCGCCGGCCCATCCCCCACTGCGGTCACCCTGCAGATTGTGACATTGTGACGTAGGCCGAACAGGGGTCTGGACGGAAATCCCCTTTCCTGTTGCAGATAAGCCTGGCGCAGCCCTGCTGACCCCAGGCCCTCCTCCTCCACTGCCCCCCATGTTGCAGTAACAAGTCCCTAAGATGGTGAAAacaagccccccccaccccgcactgctCACATCACCCCTTAAGCACCCTCTGTACCCCAgatcttgcccaacctgctgtgcccTGAGCTCCTGTGCAAGTCCAAGCCCTGCCCCcctacccctcccccacagcgGGACAACCCCAGTTACCTTGAGGCTGGCAGCCATCCCTGTAGGGGGTAGGGGACAGCttgccccgcctcagcccctgcaACTCGACCCAGGCTGAGACCCCCAGCTCTGACGTCTTGGAAAATacccccctgcccaggccccaggggaggggtgcggggtatGAAATGGGGCTGAGACCCCTGactgagggacagagggacacgcCAGAGGTAAGCCAAGAAGAACTGTCTGGGCATCTGGGAACCTGGGGCTGAAGAAGGAGAGGGCTGAGGTCCATCACCTCTGGTCTGAGAAAGTGGGGTGCAAGATTCTAGGGACCTGGGGAAGTGGGAGCAGAGGCCTAGATGGTGTCCAGGCTCCAAGGTCCCTGTCTGTCACGGCtcaccatccctccctccctcccctaggCCTGAACAGACTCAGCTAAGCACCCATGGATCTGTGGAACTGGGATGAAGCAACCTCCCAGGAGGTGCCCCCAGGGAGCACGCTGCCAGGACTGGGTAAACGGCTGCTGGACCAGGGTGGGTGTCCAGGGAAGGGGGCCCACTGCGGAGCCCAAACCCTGATTCCCTTTTTTGCCTGCAGAAGGAACTGATTGCGGCTTCTACCTGCCTGATTTGGCGCTCCAGGAGGACGCGCTGACAGCCGACACGTGCTGGAGAGGTGGCTGTGGCCTGGgacccagggggtgctggggaagaagtGGGGAGGCCTGCCCCTACGTCTGAGGCAGCAAGAGACGGTACCCCCTGCTCGAACGCCCGAGGATGCCGGTGCTGCCGGGGTTGGGGGCCTGAGTCCTGGGGCTTGGAGGCAGGAACAGTCCCTGACAAATAAAggctggagtggggtggggtggtctcGCGTCAGTGCTCATCCCTTCCCTAACGCCGCTATGCTCTTACCCCTCACAGGGTTCCCGCAGCTGGACTGGGGCTCAGCGTTAGCATACCCAGAAGCTTCTTCGTGGGGGGCGGGTGAGTGTATGAGAAAGGACGGCTGGAGAGGGATTGGCGGGCTCGACTCCCGGATCCTGCGTGAGGATCCGGATTGGGACCCGACGGCCCAGTGTGGCATGCCCTGGCTGGAGGGGGGAGTGGGTAGAGGGTAGAGGGGCTCGGGCCCCGGGCGCCTGCACTGTGACGCTCCGAGGGCTGGGACACCCGGGCTTCCCTCACTCGGGGCTCGTTCCTCCTCGCAGAGCTCTCGGCTCAGACTCTTCCGTGGTGGGGAGACTGGACAGAGCAGGCGTACCCCGGCTCGGGCGCTTGGAGCGGCGTCTCCCAGACCCTGAGCCCCGGCCCTTTCGCGGGTTGGGACGGAGCAACGAGCCTGAAATGCACCAGCTCGGTCGGAGGGACCGACCCGTGGTCGCAAGCGCAAGCCATCGCGACCGCCACCAACTGGGACCAATCTACTGGCCCCGACCCAGCCGGCTGCTGGAGCAACAGCCTGGGCGGGGAGCCGCGCGCGGACTGTACCATTTCGTGGGGGGCTGCGGGCTCGGACTGTGCCACCTCCTGGGACTCGGGGCTGCATACGGATGGCCTAGCCTCTGCGAAGGGGTACCGGATTTCAGAACTGCCCGCTCCCTCCCAACCCAGCCAGCACTCGGACCGCACAACTTTAGCTCGTTACCCCAAAACTCATCACCGAGGTGAGAGTCGTGGGGGCCTTGCAGACTAGATAGGCGGGGCCAAAGCCCCTAAGGGGTGGGGTCTACAGAGTGCCGGCGGTGGGCGGAGCTTAGGCCGCTAAGCGTACAGGTGCGGGGGCGTGGCTTGGGACGTGCCAACGATGGGGCGGGGCTTACGCTAAGGGGGCGGGACGTAGCCTGGAGAATGACAGCGATGGGGCGGGGCTTACGCCGCTAaggggccagggggcggggccccCTGTTCTGGGTCCGGAGCGCTATTTCTCGGGAGCAAGGTACGAGTGCGCTGGCGCTTGAAttataaaagaggaaagaaacgaatctggatgcctgcgtcGTCGAGGTGCGGCAGTCAAAATCCTGAATCTCTGCGGTGGGGACCCGGGAGTCTGAATCTCTTAAATAGGGGCATCTCAGAGTGGGAGGGAAGACTTTTAGACGCTGGAAGTGAGGGCACCCAGATTCCTGGGTCATTAAAGCGACAACAGCGTCTGCAGCCAGGACACCTGAGTGATCACCGGCCTCCGCCCGCAGGTCCTATTCAGCTCTGGCAATTTCTCTTGGAGCTGCTCCAAGACGGGGCGCGCCGCAGCTGCATCCGCTGGACGGGTAACAGCCGCGAATTCCAGCTCTGCGACCCCAAAGAGGTGCGGTTGCTCCCCAGACTTGCCAAGGCCGGCCCCGGTATCCTCTCCTTCAACTTCACCCCGCGGTGCCTTTGGCCTCCTCCTTGatgccccgccccgtccccgcctccccatttccccgccgccgccgcctagTCCTCATTTGGGTTACTAGGTTTACGAGGGCGACCCCGGTTCTAGACTTTACCCGAGCCCggagcccggcccgcccggcctcGGTGTCTGAGCCCTGCCTCCGCTCTAGGTGGCGCGGCTGTGGGGCGAGCGCAAGAGGAAGCCGGGCATGAACTACGAAAAGCTAAGCCGAGGCCTGCGCTACTACTACCGCCGCGACATCGTGCTCAAGAGCGGGGGCCGAAAGTACACTTACCGATTCGGGGGCCGCGTCCCGGCTCTAGCCTATCCCGACAGCGCCGCGGGCGGGCAGGGAGCATTGACCCAATAAAAATATCGCGTCCAACCTCGTAGTGTCTGCAGTCTGCCTCCTTCCCGCCCGAGAGCGATTAGAGCCCTAGAAGTGCTCTAGGAGTGCTCCAGCACACACCTGCGCAGGTGCACATTTCCCTGCTCACCGCCTCCAGGACTAGGTGATTGCAGACGTCCATACGTGGGCTACTGTGCTTTCATTGTATGGTGGGACCTGCAAAGGAATTGGACTCAGACCTCCAGGGCCAGCTTCGCCTGCCCTTTGGCAAGGAATTAGACCCAATCACTAACTTGGCTGggctgctttcttctttttttaaaaaaattttattgaatcaccgtgagatagttacaagctttcatgtttgggttgcaatctcacaatgatcaaacatccatccctccaccagtgcacattccccactaccaatatcccgggtataccccccctttcccaccctccccctgcctctatggcagacagtattccccatactctctctctacttttcggcattatggcttgcaacacagacactgagaggtcatcatgtttggtccataatctactttcgacatgcatctcccatcccaactggttcctccagccatcattttcttagtgatcccttctctattccatctgccttctcccctccactcatgaagcagtcttccagctatgtggACTGCCTTCTGTGCTCCCTTTAAGAGAAGTCtcagggcctgagcgatagtaggtacggtctttgccttgcatgcatgtgaCCTACCTGGTCTCCATCCTCATaatcacatatagtctcctgaggcTTACCAAGAGTGTTTCCTGAAGAGAGAGTTGGGAGAAAACCCTGTGCACACAGCTGGGTATTGCCCCAAAACTATTAAGAATAGAATTcttgggtggagcaatagtacagaggggagggcgtttcccttgaaCGCATccagctcaggtttgatccccggcatcccatatggtcccccaagcacagccaggagtaattcctgagcgcagagccaggagtaaccaccgagcaccaccaggtgtgacccaaaaggccaaaaaaagaaaaaaataaagttctcagTTCCCGAAGGGAGTCTTCTGGTGGACCCTGCCATTAGGGAGTTTATTGTCCATCTGGGAGACACACCCATCATCTAAGCCAGCCCAGAGGGTTGGGAACCCATTACCATTCTAGGCCAGCTgtaagggttgggatggggaaactccaggggctggagggggataAAAGGAGAAAACTGACCTAGCTTGAGACAGGGATGGGAGTGTAGTATCAGGGAAGGCTTCTTGCCCTAGTCATCAGAGGATTTGAGTAGTCTGGTATGCAAAGAACTACCTAAACAATAGAAACAGCATAAACAAAGGCCTGTAGAACATCTgggaggactggagggatagcacagtgggtagggcgtatgtcttgcacgcggctgacccgggttcgattcctccatccctctcggagagcctggcaagctacagagagtatcccgccctcacagcagagcctggcaagctacccgtggggtattcaatatgccaaaaccagtaacaacaagtctcacaatggagatgttactggtgtccgcttgagcaaatcgatgagcaacaggatgacagtgctacagtgacagacaGACAGTAAAACATCTGGACTACCTTCTTTTTAGCACAGTTCCATGTGCTAAAATATCACTGTTACTAGAGGGGGCCATGGATCCATTATCTGGGAGCTTTATCCCGATGGCATAAGGAAGTGGAGTTAAGCATTGGAGGGATTGTCCGTtaaccactgctgggtgtgggcgcccccccaaaaaaaatcccataaaaataaaaggtcAGATGGGAGGGATGAGAGCAGTTCTCACTCACAACTCTTTCTTGCATGCCCTAGAAGCCCCCTTTATTCACACAGGCAGTGTGAATTGATGTATGATAAGTGTGAATATTAAACAAATATGACTGGAGGGGCCTGAGATAGTTTTGTGACATGAGGCTGTGGCCCATCCACTGCACTGCCCCAGCGGAGTGCCAGCTCTGGCACCACAACAAAGGGTGCCATCTCGAATGCATCACAGtcaagggtgtttgagtattgcagTGGAAGTGAGAATGgccagcaagcaccacagctaagtCACAAGCACAGCAACCAGTCATCTCAAcacaaagaagggaagggaaagggggaaacCAGGAAAGAACAAGCACCCCCTATGTGCCTGCATTGTTTTACATACTGGATCAAAAAGTGCTTCTTTATGATCTATTAAGAAAAAAGAGGTGAAAAGAATTTAGGAGCTGATGTGTGAGAAGACAAGGGCCAGGTcatggagaaaaattaagaagGGAAAGACTTGCATGAGGGAATTTTAGTACTATTTTACATATCCagcatgtgtttgtttgttttttaggccacacccgcaGTGCTGAGGTTCCTCTTGGctatgcgctcaggaatcactcctggcggtgctctggggactaaatgggatgctggtgatcgaacctgggtcgcctgtatctctgcagcccttgttttgtttttcttggttttggggccacatccggccgtgctcagggcttactccggggtccaaccctggttggcagcacaagaggcaagctccttaacccctgtactatctctcggccgGAGGATTTTGTACTTTGTTAAGGGATATATTGCCAAACTTTATATAGGTAGTATTGAATGGACAATTTTGCATGCATAAGAATTCTCCCGCTGGGATACTTTTCGCCTACCCATTTCCCATCTACTCCTGGACTCCAGGGAGGTAAACGGGCCGCTGTAACTAGGCCTCTGCAGACAGCCAGCAGCTATTCGTACCGCCACGCAAACTCACCGTTGGGCCGGCTGTAATGATAAACAGACATTCAACCCAATAGGCATTCGGAGCTTGCTTGAATGGGCGTAGCCCAAATGCAGCTGGGCCACGCCTCCCGAGGACGCTCTAGCCGCGGGGAAGACTCCTCTATGCTCCGCCTCACCCGGTTTCCGGCCGGTCCTTCCGCTTCCGGTCCGATCGTGGCGTCTTTGCTGAGGGTCACATTGAACTGCGAGGTGCTTCGAGGCCGTCTTTAGGTGAGTCTTCAGGGCTCGCGACCCCAGCACGCAGCTGCGGGGTCGAGAGTCTGAACCCTGCTGCCCTGAGTGAGGTGAGGTTTCCGGCCGCCAACGGCGGGCCtccggggggccctggggtgctgtcGCGGAGATAGCAGCGATAGCGATTATCTCGCTCCTCCTTAATCCTGCCTagcaagctgtgtgtgtgtgtgtggggggggggattaTGAAGCACTTAATCCTTGTTGCAGCCCTTTGAGATAGGGCCTTTGATTAGTCTTTATCGATGGCGAGGCAATTGAGGCTCAGCGATGTTAAGCGACTTGGCCGAGGCCGCACAGCAGCGGGATTTTGGACTCGGTCGTTTGGCTTGCAGCGCTGTCACCCACCGAACTGCGTCTTGCCTGGGCGCTAGCCCGGCTCCCCGGTGACTTGAGCCCCGCTATCCCCCGGCATTGGAGAAGCTTCTGCCATCCCGGGCAACCCCCCTTCTCGCCCAAGTCCAGGATATTCGGGCGACGTCTCACTCACAATTGCTTCTCCAACGGCTCCTGCCTCTCGGTGGCCGGTGTTCGGCGTGTCTCCCACCTGTGACCCCGGGGAGCCCCTAAAGACAGCGCTGGTGCCTCCGATTCACCCCACTGCTACGGCCACTTGAACTGTGCACCTCTCTGTAACCCCCACGACTCATGGAGTTCCCTTAGGAGTTTCTTTTAATTCCCCGATGAAAACTCTCCCCAAGAGAAACATGAGCAGAGAGCCTGCAGGCCCCAGAATCTGCAGAATTCAGCTTGATTTGGGTGGTTGTGGTGGTCGGGGGGTGGTTACATCTGTCATTTTGCTAACCTTTATTCGAAGACAACATTTCTGTCTTTAGGAAACAGTGCAGCATCTTCGGTCGCATTGCCAGCATTTGTGACTTTGTCAGCAGTTAAATCTAGTATCCTGCATTATGACTGCAGATGTCACCGAAGAGTGTTTGTACTCAGTCTACTAAAATCTGTGAATGAAAACTTCTGAActacagggccagaaagatagcacagggattcCGTTGCTTGCCTAGAAcacagccttgccaggagtgatccctgagctgtcAGGAATATGCCGTAAACACAAGCCAGGGGCcgccagggtggccccaaaacaaaaaacactcatCTCCGTGTAACTAGGCTCTTTTGTACGtctgtgcaatttttaaaatttgtgtaaaaGGTTTCATAGGAAAGGGCTCATCTGACCTCTGAGGGCTTCTTGCCACCCGAAGCATTAAGAATCTCTGCAGCAAGAGTATGTCAGTGATCTCGGTTGCTCTCCGCTTATATGCAGTATGACCTTGGAGAGACACTTCAACGCTGTCCTTAGTAGTGGTTTCATCCACTAGAGTGGCAGTAGGGATAAAGCGTGAAAAACAGTGCCTGGCATGTCATAAACACAAGGTGAATGTTAGCTAGTGTGATTTGGTGACACATAAGGCCTGATACATAAGAAGTGACCCCCAAACTCACCTGTGCTTCCCACacgtagatgtgtgtgtgtgtgtgtgtgtgtgttggtagcTTGTTGAACCAGCC
This Sorex araneus isolate mSorAra2 chromosome 8, mSorAra2.pri, whole genome shotgun sequence DNA region includes the following protein-coding sequences:
- the ETV2 gene encoding ETS translocation variant 2 — its product is MDLWNWDEATSQEVPPGSTLPGLEGTDCGFYLPDLALQEDALTADTCWRGFPQLDWGSALAYPEASSWGAELSAQTLPWWGDWTEQAYPGSGAWSGVSQTLSPGPFAGWDGATSLKCTSSVGGTDPWSQAQAIATATNWDQSTGPDPAGCWSNSLGGEPRADCTISWGAAGSDCATSWDSGLHTDGLASAKGYRISELPAPSQPSQHSDRTTLARYPKTHHRGPIQLWQFLLELLQDGARRSCIRWTGNSREFQLCDPKEVARLWGERKRKPGMNYEKLSRGLRYYYRRDIVLKSGGRKYTYRFGGRVPALAYPDSAAGGQGALTQ